The following proteins are co-located in the Sulfurospirillum deleyianum DSM 6946 genome:
- a CDS encoding N-acetylmuramoyl-L-alanine amidase, which yields MGKRIKVFFLLMVTCMALFGAPNYMQQLEQYDAQLKGATHDEVLRIFHGLKSVYIQSIVKGDDSLKKETLERLIATSKQLKFDSSKYESELATMSKESSSSASKTQAVSSTVRKENMNQPSEASAFSPTKKVQESTRAFLSNQTTTTLPKSFKGKNVLQSVETTEDEVILHFGSSVVEKSVKVFILKSAQSYKKVIDIPAVILNAPLAIKTPQKLNSLRISQYNNDLIRVVIDAPRSLDTYVSALDGKVILSLDKKPQLTQPSKKESSPEPMRDVEKKVPLVASKVPSSDLPTPTSSPNRHKTIVIDAGHGGKDAGAIGYKKNMEKHLVLEMALQLGKELKSRGYKVFYTRQKDVFINLRDRTKVANDKNADLFISLHANAAPTEAKKLSMKGLETFFLSPDRSERSKNVAALENQSDMEEMDYYSKETFLNVFNREKIILSNKAAIDVQSSMLKQVKKRYAVEDGGVREAPFWVLVGATMPSVLIEIGYITNPEESMNMHNPSYQKLIVEGISDGLDRYFTNNP from the coding sequence ATGGGGAAGCGCATTAAAGTATTTTTCCTTTTAATGGTGACATGTATGGCGCTTTTTGGGGCGCCAAATTACATGCAACAATTAGAACAGTACGACGCACAACTAAAAGGCGCAACGCATGATGAAGTCTTGCGTATTTTTCATGGATTGAAATCTGTTTATATTCAGTCCATTGTCAAAGGCGACGATAGCCTTAAAAAAGAGACACTAGAGCGTTTGATTGCAACGTCTAAACAACTGAAATTTGATAGTTCAAAGTATGAATCAGAACTTGCAACGATGTCGAAAGAAAGTTCATCTTCTGCGTCTAAAACACAGGCTGTATCGTCTACAGTTCGCAAAGAAAACATGAATCAGCCTTCAGAAGCCTCTGCTTTTTCTCCAACAAAAAAGGTACAAGAGAGTACGAGAGCTTTTCTCTCCAATCAAACGACAACGACACTGCCCAAAAGTTTTAAGGGAAAAAATGTTTTACAAAGTGTTGAAACCACAGAAGATGAAGTTATATTACATTTTGGCTCGTCTGTTGTAGAAAAGAGTGTGAAAGTCTTTATTCTTAAAAGTGCACAGAGTTATAAAAAGGTCATTGATATTCCAGCGGTGATTTTAAATGCTCCTTTGGCGATTAAAACGCCTCAAAAACTAAATTCTTTACGCATTAGTCAATATAACAATGACCTGATTCGAGTTGTTATAGATGCGCCACGTTCTTTGGATACGTATGTGAGTGCATTGGATGGAAAAGTTATTCTCTCTTTAGATAAAAAGCCTCAGTTAACACAGCCTAGCAAAAAAGAATCCTCCCCTGAGCCGATGAGAGATGTTGAAAAAAAAGTTCCGTTGGTTGCTTCAAAGGTACCATCGTCTGATCTTCCTACCCCTACATCAAGTCCAAATCGTCATAAGACCATTGTGATTGATGCAGGGCATGGTGGAAAAGATGCGGGGGCTATTGGTTATAAGAAAAATATGGAAAAGCATTTGGTTTTAGAGATGGCTTTACAATTAGGGAAAGAGCTGAAAAGTCGTGGATATAAAGTTTTTTATACTCGACAAAAAGATGTGTTTATTAATCTTAGAGATAGAACAAAAGTGGCAAACGATAAAAATGCGGATTTATTTATTTCATTGCATGCAAACGCTGCTCCCACAGAAGCGAAAAAACTCTCTATGAAAGGCTTAGAGACTTTTTTTCTCTCTCCTGATCGTTCAGAACGTTCTAAAAACGTTGCGGCTTTAGAAAACCAGTCAGATATGGAAGAGATGGATTATTACTCTAAGGAGACTTTTTTAAATGTCTTTAATCGTGAAAAAATTATTCTCTCCAATAAAGCGGCTATTGATGTACAATCGAGCATGCTCAAACAGGTAAAAAAGCGTTACGCTGTTGAAGATGGGGGTGTCAGAGAAGCACCGTTTTGGGTACTTGTAGGGGCAACGATGCCCTCTGTATTAATTGAAATAGGGTATATTACTAATCCAGAAGAATCTATGAATATGCATAACCCCTCGTATCAAAAATTGATTGTTGAGGGCATTAGCGATGGACTGGATCGATATTTTACAAACAATCCTTAA
- a CDS encoding competence/damage-inducible protein A — protein sequence MHHFYSVIIGSELLNGRRVDKHFAFINQELRNRGLLHVGNFVIEDKPFLIQNCFNMILQDPKSVMFSFGGIGATPDDLTRMIASEVFTGEKLTLHVKAKELIEQQFGEEAYPHRISMAMLPPQADLLHNIVNNVPGFSLFNRFFFTPGFPSMAWPMVQEALNQHFPSQAPLFSETFIVEAPENDLIEIMEALPKELTFSSLPRFIEEKRIVEIYLAHSNEALVRHWASFFRSEVLKMGKTIKDCL from the coding sequence TGTGATTATTGGGTCTGAACTCCTTAATGGTCGCAGAGTAGATAAACACTTCGCTTTTATCAATCAAGAATTACGCAATCGTGGTCTTTTACATGTAGGAAATTTTGTGATTGAAGATAAACCTTTTTTGATTCAAAACTGTTTTAACATGATTTTACAAGACCCCAAAAGTGTCATGTTTTCTTTTGGTGGTATCGGCGCAACGCCTGATGATTTAACACGAATGATTGCAAGTGAAGTCTTTACGGGAGAAAAATTAACGTTACATGTAAAAGCAAAAGAGCTGATTGAACAGCAATTTGGGGAAGAAGCCTACCCTCATCGTATCAGTATGGCGATGCTACCACCTCAAGCTGATTTACTCCACAACATCGTCAATAACGTACCAGGCTTTTCTCTTTTTAATCGTTTTTTCTTCACCCCAGGCTTTCCTTCCATGGCATGGCCAATGGTACAAGAAGCTCTCAATCAACACTTTCCCTCTCAAGCACCTCTTTTCAGTGAGACATTCATTGTCGAAGCTCCTGAAAATGATTTGATTGAAATTATGGAAGCACTACCCAAAGAGCTCACTTTTTCCTCTCTTCCTCGTTTTATTGAGGAGAAGCGCATCGTTGAAATTTATCTTGCACATTCTAATGAAGCGTTGGTGCGTCACTGGGCATCATTCTTTCGCTCAGAAGTTTTAAAAATGGGTAAAACGATTAAGGATTGTTTGTAA